In Bacillota bacterium, one genomic interval encodes:
- a CDS encoding aminotransferase class I/II-fold pyridoxal phosphate-dependent enzyme, translating to MEISAVASSFRESVIREMTRICNTAGGINLSQGFPDFPAPSGIKEAAVRAIMEDINQYSVTFGSPTLREAVARKVAEYNGFSADPQTEITVTCGATEAMISALKAIINPGDEVIIFEPFYENYGPDCILCGAEPRFITLHPPDWTFDPDELKDAFNDRTKAIVINTPNNPTGKVFSRRELAEIAGLCMKWDCIAVTDEIYEHILYDGNRHVSIASLDGMRDRTITINSVSKTYSLTGWRVGWAIANPEITRAIRTVHDFLTVGAPAPLQEGAAYALASDEQYYLELGERYKAARDFMHEALEETGFKPYLPGGAYYFFVGISDLTARFGLKDDFDFSRWLIEKTGVATVPGTSFYAGDTRGIDQVRFCFCKKRETLEKAVEGLRRLRLGL from the coding sequence ATGGAGATTTCCGCTGTCGCCAGCAGTTTCAGGGAGTCCGTGATCCGGGAAATGACCAGGATCTGCAATACGGCCGGCGGCATCAACCTGTCGCAGGGCTTCCCCGATTTTCCCGCGCCTTCGGGGATCAAGGAGGCGGCGGTGAGGGCCATCATGGAAGACATCAACCAGTATTCGGTCACTTTCGGGAGCCCTACGTTAAGGGAGGCCGTCGCCCGGAAGGTCGCGGAATACAACGGCTTCTCCGCGGACCCGCAAACCGAGATTACCGTGACCTGCGGGGCGACGGAAGCGATGATTTCGGCCCTGAAGGCCATAATCAACCCCGGCGACGAGGTGATAATCTTCGAACCCTTTTATGAGAATTACGGCCCGGACTGCATCCTGTGCGGCGCCGAGCCGCGGTTTATAACGCTTCACCCGCCCGACTGGACCTTCGACCCTGACGAACTCAAGGACGCCTTTAACGACAGGACGAAGGCCATCGTAATAAACACCCCGAACAACCCCACCGGAAAAGTCTTTTCCAGGCGTGAACTGGCGGAGATTGCCGGTTTGTGCATGAAGTGGGACTGCATCGCCGTCACCGACGAGATTTACGAACACATCCTCTATGACGGCAACCGGCATGTTTCCATCGCGTCCCTGGACGGGATGAGGGACAGGACCATAACCATCAACTCGGTCTCAAAGACCTATTCCCTCACCGGTTGGCGGGTGGGATGGGCCATTGCCAATCCCGAAATCACCAGGGCCATAAGGACGGTCCATGATTTCCTGACGGTCGGGGCTCCCGCCCCGCTTCAGGAGGGGGCGGCTTACGCGCTGGCCTCGGATGAACAGTACTACCTCGAACTGGGCGAAAGATACAAGGCCGCGCGGGACTTCATGCATGAAGCGCTTGAGGAAACCGGTTTTAAGCCGTACCTTCCGGGAGGGGCTTACTATTTTTTTGTCGGAATATCCGACCTGACGGCGAGGTTCGGTTTAAAGGACGACTTTGATTTCAGCCGCTGGCTTATCGAGAAAACAGGGGTGGCCACCGTTCCCGGAACGTCTTTTTACGCGGGAGATACCAGGGGGATCGACCAGGTGCGGTTCTGTTTCTGCAAAAAGCGGGAGACCCTCGAAAAAGCGGTGGAAGGCTTGCGGCGGCTGCGGCTCGGCCTGTAA